In the genome of Massilibacillus massiliensis, one region contains:
- the ftsE gene encoding cell division ATP-binding protein FtsE — MSEISKVYENGSLALNNINIDIEKGEFVFLVGSSGAGKSTFIKMLFREVLPSKGQLIVNGRNVMTMKEEEVPYLRRGLGIVFQDYRLLPDKTVYENVAFAMQVIEAPRREMQKRVNSVLDLVGLRDKLKSLPSQLSGGEQQRVAIARAIVNNPMVVIADEPTGNLDPETSWDIMKIFERVNKSGTTIVMATHDKTIVDTMQKRVIAIEDGCIVRDEVKGAYGYED, encoded by the coding sequence ATGAGTGAAATTTCGAAAGTATACGAAAATGGTTCACTGGCACTGAACAATATTAATATTGATATTGAAAAAGGAGAGTTTGTTTTTCTTGTTGGTTCGAGTGGTGCTGGTAAATCTACTTTTATAAAAATGTTGTTTCGTGAGGTATTACCATCGAAAGGGCAGTTGATCGTAAACGGTCGTAATGTGATGACCATGAAAGAGGAAGAAGTACCGTATTTAAGACGTGGATTGGGAATCGTGTTTCAGGATTATCGTCTTTTGCCGGATAAAACGGTATATGAAAATGTTGCGTTTGCAATGCAGGTAATTGAAGCACCGCGTCGTGAGATGCAAAAACGTGTAAACAGTGTGCTCGATCTTGTTGGTTTACGTGATAAACTTAAAAGTTTACCGTCTCAGTTATCGGGTGGTGAGCAGCAGCGGGTAGCGATCGCGCGGGCGATTGTGAATAATCCGATGGTTGTAATTGCCGATGAACCGACTGGTAACTTAGATCCGGAGACGTCTTGGGACATCATGAAAATTTTTGAACGGGTAAATAAATCAGGTACGACAATCGTTATGGCAACGCATGATAAAACGATCGTCGATACAATGCAAAAAAGGGTAATTGCGATTGAAGATGGCTGTATTGTTCGCGACGAAGTGAAGGGAGCATACGGCTATGAAGATTAG
- the ftsX gene encoding permease-like cell division protein FtsX produces MKIRTWEYFIREVFISLKRNNWMTFASISTVAVSLLILGLFLIMVLNLNNMATALESQVQINVYLHDDLSDEKMEAIGEKIQKISGVEEVQFVTKKEAMERFKQRLGDQQGLLTALGEVNPLPNAFEVKLNSPEHVKAAADAINTYEGVENAKFGQEVIDQLFELTKMIRIFGFVIIVFLAFATIFIISNTIRLTVFARRKEIGIMKYVGATDWFIRWPFLMEGMVLGFVGSIVATMVLRNSYGAVVARIYETLTFLPLIPEQPFLDRISILMIVVGTAIGALGSTISLKRFMKV; encoded by the coding sequence ATGAAGATTAGAACTTGGGAATATTTTATTCGGGAAGTATTTATTTCTTTAAAACGCAACAATTGGATGACCTTTGCATCGATTAGTACAGTTGCAGTGTCTTTACTGATTTTAGGATTGTTTTTAATCATGGTATTGAACCTGAATAATATGGCGACAGCGCTTGAATCGCAGGTGCAAATTAATGTATATTTGCATGATGATTTAAGTGATGAGAAAATGGAAGCCATTGGTGAGAAGATTCAAAAGATTTCCGGTGTGGAAGAAGTTCAATTTGTTACGAAGAAAGAAGCCATGGAAAGGTTTAAACAGCGTCTAGGTGATCAGCAGGGATTGCTGACTGCATTGGGTGAGGTAAATCCACTGCCAAATGCCTTTGAAGTTAAATTAAACTCTCCTGAGCATGTAAAAGCTGCGGCAGATGCAATCAATACATATGAGGGTGTCGAGAATGCAAAATTTGGACAAGAAGTGATTGATCAATTGTTTGAATTAACAAAGATGATTCGAATTTTTGGGTTCGTGATTATTGTGTTTTTAGCCTTCGCGACAATATTTATTATTTCCAATACGATTCGTTTAACCGTATTTGCGAGACGGAAAGAGATTGGCATTATGAAATATGTGGGGGCGACGGATTGGTTTATTCGCTGGCCTTTCCTTATGGAAGGCATGGTGTTGGGATTTGTTGGTTCAATTGTAGCGACAATGGTACTGCGTAATTCTTATGGCGCGGTTGTAGCTAGAATCTACGAAACACTGACATTTTTGCCTTTAATTCCGGAACAGCCGTTTTTGGATCGGATCAGTATTTTGATGATTGTTGTTGGTACTGCAATTGGTGCCTTGGGAAGTACGATTTCGTTGAAACGGTTTATGAAAGTATAA
- a CDS encoding murein hydrolase activator EnvC family protein: protein MKNLKRYCTTLTLLCFVGSFSLTVFANSLDNKLNEIQTQMSDQKGKVDDAKKQVDSVSEQLRVLQQDLQTATDEYKAVKKQLNDTEEKIEENKEILAKAEKDLAKRMKILNKRIRDIYENGQISYVDVLFGAKDFNDFMTRMDLLKRVIKHDYDLITKIQSERALILDKKAELERDQATLKELEKAAEEKRKLVEASKEKKEKVLDQAVNDRDTAERAYQELLEASKQVEQMIRQSRYPISGGQGSGKSTGSMIWPIDGPITSEYGWRTHPIFGTSKYHSGIDIGGDYGMPVHAADGGVVIYAGWISGYGNAVIIDHGNSVSSLYGHNESLAVSEGQSVSQGQVIAYCGSTGYSTGPHVHFEVRENGSPVSPYNYLR from the coding sequence ATGAAAAATTTAAAACGTTATTGTACTACTTTAACCCTGCTATGTTTCGTTGGTTCTTTTTCCTTAACCGTTTTTGCGAATTCTCTTGACAATAAATTGAATGAAATACAAACACAGATGTCAGACCAAAAAGGTAAAGTCGACGATGCAAAAAAGCAAGTGGACAGCGTGTCTGAACAACTTAGAGTCTTGCAGCAGGATTTACAAACTGCAACCGATGAATATAAGGCAGTGAAGAAGCAACTCAATGATACAGAAGAAAAAATTGAGGAAAATAAAGAAATTTTAGCAAAAGCAGAAAAAGATTTGGCGAAGCGGATGAAGATTTTAAATAAACGAATTCGTGACATTTATGAAAATGGTCAAATCAGCTATGTCGATGTATTATTTGGGGCAAAAGATTTCAATGACTTTATGACGCGGATGGATTTATTAAAGCGTGTCATTAAACATGATTATGACTTGATTACAAAGATTCAAAGTGAACGTGCTTTGATTTTAGATAAAAAAGCCGAACTGGAACGCGATCAAGCGACTTTGAAAGAACTTGAGAAAGCCGCAGAAGAAAAAAGAAAACTAGTTGAAGCCAGTAAAGAGAAAAAAGAAAAAGTCCTAGATCAAGCGGTCAATGATCGTGATACGGCTGAACGTGCTTATCAAGAATTATTAGAGGCTTCAAAGCAGGTAGAGCAAATGATTCGTCAGAGTCGTTATCCGATCAGTGGTGGACAAGGCAGTGGTAAATCGACCGGCTCTATGATTTGGCCGATTGATGGGCCGATTACGTCTGAATATGGTTGGCGCACACATCCGATTTTTGGAACGTCTAAATATCATAGTGGAATTGATATCGGCGGAGATTATGGGATGCCAGTTCATGCAGCGGATGGTGGAGTGGTTATTTATGCTGGATGGATTAGTGGATATGGAAATGCAGTGATTATTGATCATGGAAATAGTGTATCTTCATTGTATGGGCATAATGAAAGCTTAGCTGTTAGTGAAGGACAAAGTGTTTCACAAGGCCAGGTAATTGCCTATTGTGGATCGACTGGCTATTCAACAGGGCCACATGTTCATTTTGAAGTACGGGAAAATGGTTCTCCGGTGAGCCCGTATAATTATTTACGTTAG